In the Alteromonas sp. M12 genome, one interval contains:
- a CDS encoding DASS family sodium-coupled anion symporter, protein MSDSLPEITDPQRGRYQNIGLLAGPALFVLMMLLGANQTTMDPTAWRVAAVGMWMALWWATESAPVPVTAFLPIVTFPFLEITTLADATSHYANPIIYLFMGAFILALAVERWNLHKRIALVILSYTGTDGRNLVGSFMVVAALLSMWMTNTSTTMMLMPIALSVTHIISEQNAHLNKRQIKSFQVAMLLGLAYAATIGGLATLVGTPPNALLAAFLNENYDIKLTFASWMALGIPVMLLMLPLAWWSLTRWTFKIDIPANPVVHEHLTELRQALGPMSRAEKRVAIVFALVVTFWIVRRPISVLLGIDFLTDTGIVMTAALLLFLLPSGNKAQPQIMTWDDVSRLPWGVLILFGGGLSLAAAVSSSGLAAWLGSSLMPLGTFGVFVLVIAATALVIFLTELTSNVATAATFLPVVAAVALELGVSPLVLCIPITLAASCAFMLPVATPPNAIVFASGLLNIPQMIKAGFVLNIVGLILISAVSLWLAPLIFL, encoded by the coding sequence ATGAGTGATAGTTTACCGGAAATAACTGATCCGCAACGTGGTCGATATCAAAATATTGGATTATTGGCTGGGCCTGCCCTATTCGTTTTAATGATGCTTCTAGGAGCAAATCAAACAACAATGGATCCTACCGCTTGGCGCGTCGCGGCTGTAGGTATGTGGATGGCACTATGGTGGGCAACAGAATCCGCGCCCGTCCCTGTCACCGCATTTTTACCCATAGTTACCTTTCCCTTTCTAGAAATAACAACTCTAGCAGACGCCACATCCCATTATGCTAACCCAATTATTTATTTGTTTATGGGAGCCTTTATCCTAGCATTGGCGGTTGAACGCTGGAATTTACATAAACGAATAGCCCTAGTCATTTTGTCTTATACCGGTACCGATGGTCGAAATCTGGTTGGTAGTTTTATGGTAGTCGCGGCATTGCTTTCAATGTGGATGACAAATACTTCCACTACTATGATGTTAATGCCCATCGCCTTATCGGTTACGCATATAATTTCGGAGCAAAATGCGCACCTCAACAAACGGCAAATTAAGTCTTTTCAAGTAGCAATGTTACTGGGTTTAGCCTACGCCGCTACAATCGGTGGATTAGCCACACTAGTTGGTACTCCGCCTAATGCATTGTTAGCTGCATTTTTAAATGAAAACTATGATATCAAACTCACTTTCGCTAGCTGGATGGCACTTGGCATACCTGTAATGTTGCTAATGTTGCCGCTGGCTTGGTGGTCTCTAACACGCTGGACTTTTAAGATCGATATTCCAGCAAATCCAGTAGTCCATGAGCACTTAACCGAGTTACGCCAAGCATTAGGGCCAATGAGTCGTGCCGAAAAGCGAGTAGCAATAGTATTTGCTCTAGTTGTCACATTTTGGATTGTTAGACGCCCTATCTCGGTACTTCTTGGTATCGACTTTTTAACTGATACAGGAATAGTAATGACCGCGGCGTTACTATTGTTCTTACTTCCAAGTGGTAACAAAGCTCAACCGCAAATAATGACTTGGGACGATGTAAGTCGGCTACCCTGGGGAGTGTTGATTTTATTTGGTGGCGGATTAAGTTTAGCCGCAGCAGTTTCTTCATCTGGGCTGGCAGCATGGTTGGGAAGTAGCTTAATGCCTTTAGGCACATTTGGTGTATTTGTGTTGGTGATCGCAGCTACCGCATTGGTTATTTTCCTAACAGAACTAACCAGTAATGTTGCAACAGCGGCAACCTTCTTACCAGTAGTAGCGGCCGTTGCATTAGAGCTTGGTGTATCTCCGTTAGTGTTGTGTATTCCTATTACCTTAGCTGCAAGCTGTGCCTTTATGTTACCTGTTGCAACACCTCCAAATGCGATAGTTTTCGCCTCAGGTTTGCTCAATATTCCACAGATGATAAAAGCGGGTTTTGTACTAAATATTGTGGGTTTAATTCTTATTAGTGCTGTTTCATTGTGGCTAGCGCCATTAATATTTTTATAA
- the hemC gene encoding hydroxymethylbilane synthase has product MTRSVIKIATRKSALALWQAEFVKAELEKAHPHIAIELVPMTTKGDVILDTPLAKVGGKGLFIKELEVAMQKGEADIAVHSMKDVPVEFPDGFGLHAICQRENPLDAFVSNKYEDIVSLPKGAIVGTSSLRRQVQLKAYRPDVQIKDLRGNVNTRLAKLDEGQYDAIILASAGLIRLNMADRIRQEISSRVTLPAVGQGAVGIECRTEDAELVALLQPLNHPDTATRVVAERALNAKLQGGCQVPIGSFCEIIDNQLHLRGLVGSISGKQIIMAEQYGDIAEPEQLGNAVAEKLLELGAQEYLAEAYV; this is encoded by the coding sequence ATGACTCGCTCAGTAATTAAAATTGCTACCCGTAAAAGTGCCCTTGCTCTTTGGCAGGCAGAATTTGTCAAAGCAGAATTAGAAAAGGCGCACCCTCACATTGCAATTGAACTAGTCCCTATGACTACAAAGGGCGATGTGATTTTAGATACACCACTTGCAAAGGTAGGTGGTAAAGGATTGTTCATCAAGGAATTGGAAGTGGCTATGCAAAAAGGCGAAGCCGATATTGCAGTGCATTCCATGAAAGATGTTCCTGTCGAATTTCCCGATGGTTTTGGTTTACACGCTATTTGCCAACGGGAAAATCCATTAGATGCGTTTGTATCCAACAAATACGAAGATATTGTTTCCCTACCCAAGGGCGCGATTGTTGGCACTTCAAGCTTACGTCGGCAAGTCCAGCTCAAAGCGTATCGCCCAGATGTGCAGATAAAAGATCTGCGCGGCAACGTGAATACCCGCTTAGCGAAGCTAGATGAAGGCCAATACGATGCAATTATTTTAGCATCAGCGGGGTTAATTCGTTTAAATATGGCTGACCGCATACGACAAGAAATTAGTAGCAGGGTCACTTTACCAGCTGTTGGTCAAGGTGCTGTAGGTATTGAATGTCGTACTGAAGACGCAGAATTAGTGGCATTATTACAACCCTTGAATCACCCTGATACTGCGACCCGTGTGGTGGCAGAACGGGCGCTTAACGCTAAACTGCAAGGTGGCTGTCAGGTCCCCATCGGCAGTTTCTGCGAAATCATAGATAATCAACTACACTTGCGTGGTTTGGTTGGCTCTATTTCTGGAAAACAGATTATTATGGCTGAGCAGTACGGCGATATTGCAGAACCCGAACAACTTGGTAATGCAGTAGCTGAGAAATTGTTAGAGCTAGGCGCACAAGAATATTTAGCAGAAGCATACGTGTAA
- a CDS encoding RidA family protein, which produces MSKSVIHTDRAPQAIGTYSQAVKSGTTVYLSGQIPLVPETMEMVSDDFKTQAIQVFENVTAVCEAAGGTTNDLVKVNIFLTDLSNFATVNEVMSQYFKKPYPARAAIGVKELPKGSQIEIDGIMELPE; this is translated from the coding sequence ATGTCAAAGTCCGTAATTCATACTGACCGGGCCCCTCAAGCTATTGGGACTTATAGTCAAGCTGTAAAGTCTGGCACAACTGTGTATTTATCTGGCCAAATTCCTTTGGTTCCAGAGACCATGGAAATGGTTTCTGACGATTTTAAAACACAAGCTATTCAGGTATTTGAAAATGTAACTGCAGTGTGTGAAGCCGCTGGTGGTACTACTAATGATTTGGTTAAAGTGAATATATTTCTAACCGATTTATCTAATTTTGCCACCGTCAATGAGGTGATGAGCCAGTATTTTAAAAAGCCATATCCTGCTCGTGCCGCTATAGGTGTAAAAGAACTACCAAAAGGTTCACAAATTGAAATCGACGGCATTATGGAATTGCCTGAGTGA
- the spoT gene encoding bifunctional GTP diphosphokinase/guanosine-3',5'-bis pyrophosphate 3'-pyrophosphohydrolase, which produces MYLFEGLKNKLSDYLPLDAVKGIEAAFVLAQDAHDGQMRSSGDPYITHPVAVAGILADMNLDEETIKSALLHDVIEDTHYSKEDLVEAFGETVGDLVEGVSKLDKIQFSTKQEAQAENFRKMMMAMVQDIRVILIKLADRTHNMRTLGSLRPDKRRRIARETLEIYAPIAHRLGIHDIKNELEDLGFQAMYPMRHRALSAAVKQARGNRKEIIENTRNEVETRLKAHGLDAQVIGREKHLYSIYRKMKNKELLFNEVMDIYAFRVIVSSVDNCYRGLGAMHGLYKPIEGRFKDYVAIPRTNGYQSLHTSLIGPHGIPVEIQIRTAEMDQMADKGVAAHWIYKDDGETQQGTTAQVRARKWMQSLLELQQSASSSFEFIENVKTDLFPDEIYVFTPDGRIIELPMGATPVDFAYAVHTDVGNSCVGVRVERRNYSLNKPLQNGQSVEIITSPRAKPNANWLNFVVSARARSNIRHYLKRQQSKEAISMGNRLLRHALGARRLDDIPQEDRDRVVAETKHDSFDELLSDIGLGNELSAIVARRLLGESEELPDKGRNVAIKGTEGLLVTYPKCCYPIPDDEIIAILSPGRGMVIHQVGCSNIRKLSKEEPQRVLPMHWDSEAQGEFKASVRIELINHQGTLATLTNAVASCDSNIIGLQTEEKESNVYYIDIELTTKNRVHLAKVMRKIRSMPEVQKVSRHSQIRHN; this is translated from the coding sequence GTGTATTTATTCGAAGGCCTTAAAAACAAATTAAGTGATTACCTACCTCTAGACGCGGTCAAGGGGATTGAGGCTGCCTTCGTTTTAGCCCAAGATGCACATGATGGACAAATGCGTTCCAGCGGTGATCCTTACATTACCCATCCAGTTGCCGTTGCAGGCATACTTGCCGACATGAACCTTGATGAAGAAACCATCAAGTCTGCGTTATTACACGATGTGATAGAAGACACCCATTATTCCAAAGAAGATCTGGTTGAAGCATTTGGTGAAACTGTTGGCGATTTAGTGGAAGGGGTGTCTAAGCTGGATAAAATCCAGTTTAGTACCAAACAAGAAGCACAAGCCGAAAATTTCCGTAAAATGATGATGGCGATGGTGCAAGATATCCGGGTCATTCTGATTAAACTCGCAGACCGAACCCACAATATGCGCACTTTAGGTTCGCTAAGACCAGATAAACGTCGCAGAATTGCCAGAGAAACCCTCGAAATTTATGCGCCTATTGCTCACCGACTCGGTATCCACGATATTAAAAATGAGCTAGAAGACTTAGGTTTTCAAGCCATGTACCCGATGCGTCATCGAGCTCTTTCGGCGGCCGTTAAACAGGCTCGCGGTAACCGCAAAGAAATCATTGAAAATACCCGCAATGAAGTGGAAACTCGTTTAAAAGCCCATGGTCTTGATGCGCAAGTCATTGGCCGCGAAAAACATTTGTATTCGATTTATCGGAAAATGAAGAACAAAGAATTGTTGTTCAACGAAGTCATGGATATATATGCGTTTCGGGTGATAGTCTCCTCTGTCGATAATTGCTATCGCGGGTTAGGGGCTATGCATGGTTTGTATAAGCCTATTGAAGGTCGTTTTAAAGATTACGTGGCCATTCCACGCACAAATGGTTATCAGTCATTACACACTTCTTTGATTGGACCTCATGGTATTCCTGTTGAAATTCAGATTCGAACTGCTGAAATGGATCAGATGGCTGACAAAGGCGTCGCCGCACATTGGATTTACAAAGATGATGGTGAAACGCAGCAAGGCACTACGGCGCAAGTTCGAGCACGCAAATGGATGCAATCCTTATTAGAACTGCAACAAAGTGCAAGTTCATCATTTGAATTTATTGAAAACGTTAAAACCGATTTGTTTCCTGATGAAATATACGTGTTTACACCAGACGGCCGAATTATCGAATTACCCATGGGAGCCACGCCCGTCGACTTTGCTTACGCAGTGCATACTGATGTAGGTAACTCTTGTGTGGGTGTGCGAGTAGAGCGACGTAACTACTCACTTAATAAGCCACTGCAAAATGGTCAATCGGTGGAAATAATTACCTCTCCAAGAGCAAAACCCAACGCCAACTGGCTCAATTTCGTGGTCAGTGCCAGAGCCCGTTCTAACATACGCCACTACCTCAAGCGGCAGCAGTCCAAAGAAGCCATCAGTATGGGTAATCGTTTACTTAGACATGCTTTAGGGGCGAGAAGATTAGACGATATTCCGCAAGAAGATAGAGATCGTGTTGTGGCTGAAACCAAACACGACTCTTTTGACGAATTGCTTTCAGATATTGGTTTAGGTAATGAACTCAGTGCCATTGTCGCTCGACGACTGTTGGGCGAGTCTGAAGAGCTGCCAGATAAAGGCCGTAATGTGGCGATTAAAGGCACTGAAGGCTTGTTAGTGACCTACCCCAAATGTTGTTACCCGATTCCCGATGATGAAATTATCGCGATTCTTAGTCCTGGTCGGGGCATGGTTATCCATCAGGTAGGTTGCAGTAACATTCGTAAGTTAAGTAAAGAAGAGCCTCAACGTGTTTTACCAATGCATTGGGATAGCGAAGCTCAAGGTGAATTCAAAGCGTCGGTAAGAATAGAGCTAATTAATCATCAAGGCACATTGGCTACGTTAACCAATGCCGTTGCTTCTTGTGATTCAAATATTATTGGTTTACAAACAGAAGAAAAAGAAAGCAATGTTTATTACATTGATATTGAGTTAACCACAAAAAATCGTGTACATCTGGCTAAGGTCATGCGCAAAATTCGCTCCATGCCGGAAGTGCAAAAAGTCTCACGTCATAGTCAAATTCGACACAACTAA
- the cyaY gene encoding iron donor protein CyaY: MNDSQYHQLVDDMFIQLEEALDACEVDIDYESAEGILTLEFQNKTKIILNKQAPLHQLWVATKFNGHHFNYQDEVWIDERTGVEFWSFIDEAASKQAEQSVKLS, encoded by the coding sequence ATGAATGACAGCCAGTATCACCAACTTGTAGATGACATGTTTATCCAACTGGAAGAAGCGTTAGATGCCTGCGAGGTGGATATCGACTACGAATCAGCAGAAGGAATTTTAACCCTAGAGTTTCAAAATAAAACCAAGATTATTTTGAACAAACAAGCACCTTTGCACCAACTTTGGGTGGCGACCAAATTCAATGGTCATCATTTCAATTATCAAGATGAAGTGTGGATAGATGAGCGCACCGGTGTTGAATTTTGGTCATTTATTGATGAAGCTGCCAGTAAACAAGCAGAGCAAAGCGTAAAATTGTCATAA
- the rpoZ gene encoding DNA-directed RNA polymerase subunit omega — protein MARVTVEDAVDKIGNRFDLVLVAAKRARQIAIEGKDAHVPMGNDKPTVIALREIEEGFVDASTIAAEAIRDQQEHDQAEFSSVANILSE, from the coding sequence ATGGCTCGTGTAACAGTAGAAGATGCCGTAGACAAAATTGGCAATCGTTTCGATTTAGTATTAGTTGCTGCTAAGCGCGCACGTCAGATTGCTATTGAAGGCAAAGACGCTCATGTTCCTATGGGAAATGATAAGCCCACAGTAATCGCTCTTCGTGAAATTGAAGAAGGTTTTGTTGATGCTTCAACAATTGCAGCTGAAGCAATTCGTGACCAACAAGAGCACGATCAAGCTGAATTCTCGTCAGTTGCTAACATCCTGTCTGAGTAA
- the gmk gene encoding guanylate kinase, with the protein MAKAPGNLFILAAPSGAGKSSLINALIERHSESNMHSNKLQVSVSHTTRAPRPGEVDGQHYHFVSREEFEDLIKQQVFFEWAEVFGNYYGTSRVVIEKTLKEGTDIFLDIDWQGARQVKAQIPDTATVFVAPPSREELFRRLTQRNQDSQEVIEQRMQEAESEISHYHEFDFIVVNDHFESALNELDAIVSARRLRKEKQVIRHAGLFADLLGK; encoded by the coding sequence ATGGCAAAAGCACCCGGTAACTTATTTATTTTGGCCGCTCCTTCAGGAGCAGGTAAATCTAGTCTCATTAATGCGCTAATAGAAAGGCATAGTGAGTCGAATATGCATAGTAATAAACTGCAGGTTTCAGTTTCGCATACAACCCGCGCTCCTAGACCCGGAGAAGTCGATGGTCAACACTATCACTTCGTCTCAAGAGAGGAGTTCGAGGATTTGATCAAACAGCAGGTTTTTTTCGAATGGGCTGAAGTATTTGGAAATTATTACGGTACGTCGCGAGTGGTAATAGAAAAAACCCTCAAAGAAGGTACCGATATTTTCTTAGATATTGACTGGCAAGGAGCGCGTCAGGTCAAAGCGCAAATTCCTGACACTGCGACGGTTTTTGTCGCGCCACCGTCTCGAGAAGAACTTTTCCGTCGTCTTACACAACGCAATCAAGACTCTCAAGAGGTGATCGAGCAGCGAATGCAAGAAGCGGAGTCAGAAATTTCCCATTATCATGAATTTGATTTTATTGTCGTCAACGATCATTTCGAATCAGCTTTAAATGAGTTAGATGCGATAGTAAGTGCTCGCAGACTACGAAAAGAGAAGCAAGTAATTCGGCATGCTGGCTTATTTGCTGATTTACTCGGAAAATAA
- a CDS encoding YHS domain-containing (seleno)protein — translation MNALKVLIFALTSLFFTAAHASDPIETGFFNNHAIYGYDTVAYFTENKPVKGNKQISYDWRGAQWHFSSEEHKAMFVANPEKYAPQYGGYCAYAMADGNLVGIDEEAFTIVNNKLYLNYSIGVMEKWLENRDEYIRKADEQYPLVVNF, via the coding sequence ATGAACGCTTTAAAAGTACTAATATTTGCCTTAACCAGTTTGTTTTTCACTGCGGCTCACGCCTCAGATCCCATTGAGACAGGCTTTTTTAATAATCACGCTATTTATGGTTACGATACAGTGGCCTACTTCACCGAAAACAAACCTGTAAAAGGTAACAAACAGATTAGTTATGATTGGCGTGGCGCGCAGTGGCATTTTTCATCGGAAGAACATAAAGCCATGTTTGTCGCAAATCCCGAGAAATATGCCCCCCAGTACGGTGGATATTGCGCTTACGCAATGGCTGATGGCAACTTAGTTGGTATAGATGAAGAGGCATTTACAATTGTAAATAACAAACTCTATCTAAATTATAGTATCGGCGTGATGGAAAAGTGGCTCGAAAACCGTGATGAATATATTCGAAAAGCTGACGAGCAATACCCATTAGTGGTTAACTTTTAA
- the trmH gene encoding tRNA (guanosine(18)-2'-O)-methyltransferase TrmH translates to MSPERYQKIRDVLSKRQTSLTVCLEQVHKPHNVSAVIRSCDAVGIHKVHAVWDDETKELRGGTAMGSQNWVYMENHNSIGDAVSHLQEQKMQVLVTHLSDQAVDFRDVDYTKPTAIILGQEKHGATQQAIDLADQEIVIPMVGMVQSLNVSVAAALVLYEAQRQRQIAGMYDTQHLDESDCQKMLFERGYPDFRKLCDEKKLPYPHIDEQGSIVADDDWWQALQFRKL, encoded by the coding sequence GTGTCACCAGAACGTTATCAAAAAATTCGTGATGTCTTAAGCAAGCGACAAACTAGCTTAACCGTATGTTTGGAGCAAGTTCATAAGCCCCATAATGTTTCCGCAGTGATTAGAAGTTGTGATGCGGTAGGCATTCATAAAGTGCATGCCGTTTGGGATGATGAAACAAAAGAATTACGTGGTGGCACCGCAATGGGCAGCCAAAATTGGGTGTACATGGAAAACCACAATAGCATTGGTGATGCAGTTTCTCATTTGCAAGAGCAAAAAATGCAGGTGTTGGTTACCCATTTGTCTGATCAGGCCGTAGATTTTCGCGACGTCGATTATACCAAGCCAACAGCGATAATTTTAGGCCAAGAAAAGCACGGTGCTACGCAACAAGCTATCGATTTAGCCGATCAAGAGATTGTCATTCCTATGGTAGGAATGGTTCAATCCCTCAACGTCAGTGTAGCAGCTGCACTGGTTTTATATGAGGCGCAGCGGCAACGGCAAATTGCCGGTATGTATGATACGCAGCACCTTGATGAATCAGACTGCCAAAAAATGTTATTCGAACGGGGTTATCCTGACTTTCGTAAATTATGCGACGAAAAAAAACTGCCATACCCACATATTGATGAACAAGGAAGTATTGTCGCCGACGATGATTGGTGGCAAGCATTGCAATTCCGAAAGCTGTAG
- a CDS encoding alpha/beta hydrolase-fold protein, protein MSEQILPYVEVNPKKPYDAVVIWMHGLGDSGNGFAPIVPELKLPESMAVRFVFPHAPVRPVTINNGMPMRAWYDIKTMDFNNRADVDGVLDSAAKVSDLIEAEKAKGISADRIVLAGFSQGGVIALHLGTRYPEKLAGIMALSTYMSEPDKFASEVHQANKNTPILCAHGQQDEVVPMFLGHAAFKVLEDIGYPVKWKEYPMQHNVCPQEIKDVSEWLQERLG, encoded by the coding sequence ATGTCTGAGCAGATATTGCCCTACGTAGAAGTAAATCCCAAAAAGCCATACGATGCCGTTGTAATTTGGATGCATGGTCTAGGGGATTCTGGTAATGGATTCGCGCCAATCGTGCCCGAATTAAAGTTACCGGAAAGTATGGCGGTACGGTTTGTGTTCCCTCACGCGCCTGTAAGACCAGTAACCATCAATAATGGTATGCCGATGCGTGCTTGGTACGATATTAAAACCATGGATTTTAATAATCGCGCAGATGTGGACGGAGTGTTGGACTCAGCAGCTAAAGTCAGTGATTTAATTGAAGCCGAAAAAGCCAAAGGAATATCAGCTGATCGCATTGTGTTGGCCGGTTTTTCACAAGGCGGAGTTATCGCGCTTCATCTAGGCACTCGATACCCAGAAAAGCTAGCTGGCATTATGGCGCTTTCAACTTATATGTCTGAACCAGATAAGTTTGCCAGTGAAGTTCATCAGGCCAATAAAAACACACCTATTCTATGTGCCCATGGCCAGCAGGATGAAGTGGTACCAATGTTTTTAGGACATGCCGCGTTTAAAGTGCTCGAAGATATTGGTTACCCTGTGAAATGGAAAGAATATCCAATGCAACATAATGTTTGCCCACAGGAAATTAAAGACGTTTCAGAGTGGTTGCAGGAGCGTTTAGGTTAA
- a CDS encoding mechanosensitive ion channel domain-containing protein, whose amino-acid sequence MNLETISTQADQLWLVILSTLTNPNTYAQVSIVLFVYLLAFWLARKIRNAVGLTHYEPDSSAHPMRKLAYRVGYLVYPLIALITLKVIIETVHNAGFSTWLLDTALTIAVLLFYYSMIRVLVVNTIAAKLFKWVGLPILLLHLTGSLSTVIVALEDISLTLGNVNITAYGVVRVLIFGAVLFWLGRASNSFGKDIIRKQESIDIRTREVFSKLFEVAVFCIIALLLLNVMGINLTALAVFGGAVGVGLGLGLQSIASNFISGIIILLDRSLTVGDFVEMDDGSKGFVREFRMRYTVLETYDGKDILVPNEKFISNLMVNWTHKDPKQRYRVDFSVPYATDIRSMVEFIKVAVAEHPSVISGPDVPFEERPDCEIDSFGDSGVNMFVEFWMEGIDDGKNRVGGDLMLIIFETLRENGIEIPFPQREVRILNEETFSVKSSS is encoded by the coding sequence ATGAACCTAGAAACCATTTCCACCCAAGCTGATCAATTATGGTTAGTTATTCTTAGCACTTTAACCAACCCAAATACTTATGCTCAAGTTTCCATAGTGCTGTTTGTCTACTTATTGGCTTTTTGGTTGGCTCGCAAAATACGAAATGCGGTAGGACTAACTCACTACGAACCAGACTCAAGCGCTCACCCTATGCGTAAACTCGCCTATCGAGTGGGTTATTTAGTATATCCATTGATTGCACTGATTACCTTAAAAGTGATTATCGAAACAGTCCACAATGCAGGCTTTTCAACATGGCTTTTGGATACAGCCTTGACCATTGCGGTTTTACTTTTCTATTACTCAATGATTCGCGTGTTGGTTGTAAATACTATCGCCGCGAAACTATTCAAGTGGGTGGGATTACCGATTTTACTGCTGCATTTAACCGGCTCACTTAGCACTGTTATTGTTGCACTCGAAGACATATCTCTTACCTTAGGTAACGTTAATATCACCGCATACGGCGTGGTCAGAGTGCTGATTTTCGGTGCAGTGCTATTTTGGCTAGGACGCGCATCTAATAGCTTTGGCAAAGACATCATTCGTAAACAAGAATCGATAGATATCCGCACTAGAGAAGTTTTTTCGAAACTCTTTGAGGTCGCGGTATTTTGTATTATTGCACTGTTATTGTTAAATGTGATGGGCATTAATCTAACTGCGCTTGCCGTGTTTGGCGGCGCCGTCGGTGTAGGGTTGGGTTTAGGTTTACAATCCATCGCTTCGAACTTTATTTCAGGCATTATCATTTTGCTAGATCGCTCGTTAACCGTTGGCGATTTTGTGGAAATGGATGACGGCAGTAAAGGATTCGTCCGTGAGTTCAGAATGCGATACACGGTTCTAGAAACCTACGACGGCAAAGACATTCTGGTACCCAATGAAAAATTCATTTCCAATTTAATGGTCAATTGGACTCATAAAGATCCTAAGCAGCGTTATCGAGTGGATTTTTCAGTGCCATACGCAACAGACATACGCTCGATGGTAGAGTTTATTAAAGTGGCAGTGGCCGAACATCCTTCTGTCATCAGCGGCCCGGACGTACCATTTGAAGAACGCCCAGATTGTGAAATTGATAGTTTCGGGGACTCTGGAGTAAACATGTTTGTGGAATTCTGGATGGAAGGCATCGATGATGGCAAAAATCGCGTTGGCGGGGATTTGATGTTAATAATCTTTGAAACCCTTAGAGAAAATGGCATTGAAATACCATTCCCTCAACGTGAAGTTCGGATCCTCAACGAAGAGACATTCAGTGTCAAAAGTTCAAGTTAG
- a CDS encoding peroxiredoxin-like family protein, whose translation MRSAYLIGLFLTLFATQLFALDRTLIAESPEDVTPLLNGQTIPNVTLRTATGAPVSLQAMIMQKPTIILFYRGGWCPYCSRQLAELKDIEQPLVDLGYQILAISPESPTRLQEQKLETEFAVQLLSDESLQAIKGFGIGFYVPAETKSKYKEKNNIVLTEDADSERAVLPAPSVFITDKTGLIKFNYVNPNFKVRPSAELLLQAAKLSL comes from the coding sequence ATGCGATCCGCTTACCTAATCGGCTTGTTTCTTACGCTTTTTGCAACACAGCTGTTTGCCTTAGACCGAACTTTGATCGCGGAATCCCCTGAAGATGTAACTCCCTTATTAAATGGCCAAACTATTCCCAATGTGACACTGCGCACTGCGACTGGTGCGCCGGTTAGTTTGCAGGCGATGATTATGCAAAAACCGACGATTATATTGTTCTATCGTGGGGGATGGTGTCCCTATTGCAGCCGTCAATTAGCAGAGCTCAAAGATATCGAGCAACCTTTGGTTGATTTAGGTTATCAAATATTGGCAATATCGCCCGAATCACCAACACGTTTACAAGAACAAAAACTAGAAACTGAATTTGCCGTGCAGTTGTTATCAGACGAAAGTTTACAGGCCATCAAAGGGTTTGGAATTGGTTTTTATGTACCTGCGGAAACAAAATCTAAATACAAAGAGAAAAACAACATAGTGTTAACCGAAGATGCGGACAGTGAACGGGCGGTATTGCCGGCTCCTTCAGTGTTTATTACCGACAAAACAGGCTTAATCAAATTCAACTATGTTAATCCAAACTTTAAAGTAAGACCTTCTGCAGAGCTGCTTTTACAAGCAGCCAAACTAAGTTTGTAA